In Pirellulales bacterium, a single window of DNA contains:
- a CDS encoding sulfatase-like hydrolase/transferase, translating to MLQPNIICLAIDRLHIGYLGAYGSTWVSTPALDRLASESLVLDRMMIDSPQLQSLYRSLWLGCHAMVPEARIAGTEPMPARLANAGWKTTLFTDDPTLAAHPLADAFDQRFIAERYDRLQNDVRSVAEDLSDTDAAAFFAQAIDWLEKSPRTPFLLWAHTGTLGKIWDAPLNFRAQYHDEDDPAAEDWSSVPNRVFSEKADPDELLGLRHAYAGQVSLIDELVGSLIEVIDRSPAAPNTMLVVVSTRGFPLGEHGRIGLCDEALYAELTHVPCFVRLPQGAGASLRSQSLVQPADLCATLLDIACGSSSRQSPIASANGRSILPLACGDSAGILDRAFAISPDHGCRVETPAWAMRLSPATKRSFQPQVELFVKPDDWCEVNEVSGLCPEIVDQLQSVLAEFRQGCETGEAAAWLPLGQQLIFGFE from the coding sequence GTGCTTCAACCGAACATCATCTGCTTGGCCATCGATCGGCTGCATATTGGTTATCTGGGAGCATATGGAAGCACATGGGTCAGCACTCCGGCTTTGGATCGATTGGCGAGTGAATCGCTGGTACTCGATCGGATGATGATCGATTCACCGCAATTGCAGAGTCTCTATCGTTCGTTGTGGCTGGGGTGTCATGCGATGGTTCCAGAAGCGCGAATTGCTGGGACCGAGCCGATGCCTGCGCGCTTGGCAAACGCTGGTTGGAAGACAACACTTTTCACCGACGACCCCACGCTAGCGGCCCATCCGCTGGCCGATGCGTTCGACCAACGGTTTATTGCGGAGCGGTATGACAGGCTACAAAATGACGTTCGTTCTGTGGCCGAAGATCTTTCGGATACCGACGCCGCGGCATTTTTTGCCCAGGCGATAGATTGGCTGGAAAAGTCGCCGCGAACGCCGTTTTTGTTGTGGGCACATACCGGCACGCTAGGGAAAATTTGGGATGCCCCACTGAACTTTCGTGCTCAATATCACGACGAAGACGATCCTGCGGCTGAAGATTGGTCGTCCGTGCCGAATCGTGTGTTTTCCGAGAAAGCCGATCCCGACGAATTGCTTGGCTTGCGCCACGCCTACGCCGGACAGGTTTCGCTAATCGACGAACTGGTTGGTTCGCTGATCGAAGTAATCGATCGATCGCCGGCTGCGCCGAACACGATGTTGGTCGTTGTTTCGACGCGCGGGTTTCCTCTGGGCGAACATGGACGTATCGGATTGTGCGATGAGGCGTTGTATGCTGAATTGACGCATGTTCCGTGTTTTGTTCGATTGCCGCAGGGCGCGGGGGCAAGTCTGCGATCTCAGTCGCTCGTTCAGCCGGCCGACCTCTGTGCAACCTTGTTGGACATCGCCTGCGGTTCATCGTCCAGGCAATCGCCAATTGCCAGCGCCAACGGCCGATCGATTCTGCCGCTGGCCTGCGGCGATTCGGCAGGAATCTTGGATCGGGCGTTCGCCATATCACCAGATCATGGCTGTCGCGTGGAAACGCCTGCTTGGGCGATGCGATTGTCGCCTGCAACCAAACGGTCATTTCAACCACAAGTCGAATTGTTCGTCAAACCTGATGATTGGTGTGAAGTCAATGAAGTTTCCGGACTGTGCCCGGAAATCGTCGATCAGTTGCAAAGCGTGCTAGCGGAATTTAGGCAGGGCTGTGAAACTGGCGAAGCCGCTGCTTGGCTGCCGCTAGGGCAGCAGCTTATTTTTGGCTTCGAATAG
- a CDS encoding family 10 glycosylhydrolase produces MRGQGSPNALRHLARSIARDGQSAWRWRCGPIAVRRTLFALLIAILSAKSAQAEPTVQLRISWGGGVKTQWRGSITTDHGKLSLVRLLGEESDAPGAVWEEHGRIEIRQPSPQSYDAIDIDVAAPSEATLRIELADSSSSEEAPIPQEIPLHSVLNKPTVRDLDKANNRIRVARISSDPLHVNLSRDHLVFSPGEKLQFEVEPRFLPIAAGTPVQLRTKLISIANGQESNEQEQSGKATADSADPATSVWEFILPDAEGVYEILIEALVQTNWGFPKRLKAIAERRIQLVVIDDHAPQKASDVPVVWTRLMELDPANPAWYERFRSWSLSNRIGPLGSGGMQSWQHPTLGSMTRLKEHRDDQEPPWEAYPLTISHPGTPHVLEVEYPSDIPQTLAVSVVEPNAAGMVMSIGIDSGVFVVDEPMAATAAEMLRHHVIFWPRTASPLVVLANRGIGSPAVYGKIRVVAGPSKLPPLFPVAEPSERLLAGYMGRPLIAENFGAPEALAASIGRSLKDWRTFYLSATRLAEFLQHVGYNGQMLTVMSDGSAIYPSRLLQATPRYDNGELFDSGQDPVRKDVLEMTLRIFDREGIKLIPSLRFDAPLPELESRLRRGGADAEGIRLIGADGHEHGDASRPLATHLPLYNPLNPHVQQAMIAVVHELTERYGKHPSFAGVAIELSADCCTQLPGEAWGFDNDTLKRFEQATKIKVLGAGATRFTDRAQLLAPLPRSRFVAGPEHEQWLKWRADGLAEFYRRMQAELTASRPDTVLYLAATNLFDSREAQQWLRPSLPPKARADEVLLTFGLKPELLQHDRGLVFLKPERILPPGPIADQAVQVAVNRAPELDAAFNRLPATGTLLLNDSWMRDDAQPLKLPSFDQKSPFGRDKTNLMLYSHLLPSARRNRERFIHALATLDAEAIFDGGWLLPVGQEDSLVDLIATYRRLPVGNFQVHTDATLPVTIRSAVVGNSAYSYLVNDSRWPMTVDLSTVLPPGCRVDELSGQRRLPALNADHWQIQLEPFDFVALRFSSPDTKITQARLLPNPELLAFLSSKHQDFKQRLNTLDRPPALPAFTNANFETSAQGGRISGWSLLKGTTGTISLVPEGESTQKTNGKQALLFHSGGPRASLRSDWFEMPPSRRLTVKLWMKLPDPDKPPVLQLVLEGEQHYRMPGPVSFSSSNIAPGDWNWFIFPVKDLPNEGSEKVRFGLDMSGPGDVLVDDILAFGLTYDRDERIQLNMISTVTDGYLGERKVGECMRELNDYWPRFVLSCVPSQGLEQFPNQPIAPQADREEERPARAAGPLQKLFKGRY; encoded by the coding sequence ATGCGCGGACAAGGAAGTCCGAATGCGCTTCGCCATCTCGCGCGCTCAATTGCCCGCGACGGCCAGAGTGCTTGGCGCTGGCGTTGCGGGCCGATCGCCGTGCGACGCACGCTGTTCGCATTGCTGATCGCGATTTTGAGCGCTAAGTCGGCTCAGGCTGAACCGACCGTGCAACTCCGTATCTCGTGGGGCGGTGGGGTAAAAACGCAGTGGCGCGGCTCCATCACCACCGACCACGGCAAGCTCAGTTTGGTGCGGTTGCTCGGCGAAGAGTCGGATGCTCCAGGTGCCGTTTGGGAGGAGCACGGTCGGATCGAGATTCGCCAACCGTCGCCCCAGTCGTACGACGCCATCGACATCGACGTAGCCGCGCCATCCGAGGCTACGCTGCGCATCGAACTGGCCGATTCCTCGTCGTCGGAGGAGGCGCCAATCCCCCAGGAAATCCCGTTGCACAGCGTGCTGAATAAGCCGACGGTACGAGATCTCGACAAGGCCAATAATCGAATTCGCGTGGCGCGCATTTCTTCAGATCCGCTCCATGTAAATCTCTCGCGCGACCATTTGGTGTTCTCGCCAGGCGAGAAACTCCAATTCGAGGTCGAGCCGCGGTTTTTGCCGATTGCCGCCGGAACACCGGTGCAATTGCGAACAAAGCTGATCTCAATCGCCAATGGACAGGAATCGAACGAGCAAGAGCAGTCTGGAAAGGCGACGGCCGACAGCGCAGATCCGGCGACGAGCGTGTGGGAATTTATTCTGCCGGATGCTGAAGGGGTTTACGAAATCTTGATCGAAGCTCTCGTGCAAACCAATTGGGGGTTTCCCAAACGGCTCAAGGCAATTGCCGAGCGTCGGATACAGCTCGTCGTGATCGACGACCACGCGCCGCAGAAGGCATCCGACGTCCCTGTCGTTTGGACGCGCCTCATGGAACTCGATCCGGCAAACCCCGCATGGTACGAACGTTTTCGTTCGTGGTCGCTGTCGAATCGAATCGGCCCGCTGGGCAGCGGCGGGATGCAATCGTGGCAGCATCCTACGCTTGGCTCGATGACCCGCTTGAAGGAGCATCGTGACGACCAGGAACCACCTTGGGAAGCCTATCCGCTCACCATCAGCCATCCTGGCACTCCGCATGTCTTAGAAGTCGAATATCCCAGCGACATTCCGCAAACCCTGGCAGTCAGCGTCGTCGAGCCGAACGCCGCAGGAATGGTGATGTCGATTGGCATCGATTCCGGAGTGTTCGTCGTTGACGAGCCGATGGCCGCGACTGCCGCGGAAATGCTGCGACATCACGTGATCTTCTGGCCGCGCACGGCATCGCCGCTGGTGGTGCTGGCAAATCGTGGAATCGGATCGCCGGCGGTATACGGGAAAATTCGTGTCGTAGCAGGGCCAAGCAAACTGCCGCCGCTGTTCCCCGTTGCCGAGCCATCCGAGCGGCTGCTGGCCGGCTACATGGGCCGGCCGCTGATCGCGGAAAATTTTGGCGCGCCCGAGGCGCTCGCCGCGTCCATTGGGCGCAGTTTGAAGGACTGGCGAACCTTCTATTTGAGTGCGACACGCTTGGCGGAATTTCTGCAACACGTGGGCTACAACGGTCAGATGCTGACAGTCATGTCCGACGGTAGCGCGATCTATCCTAGCCGGCTCTTGCAAGCCACGCCGCGTTACGACAATGGCGAGCTATTCGACTCGGGGCAAGACCCGGTGCGGAAGGATGTGCTCGAAATGACGCTCCGTATTTTCGATCGGGAAGGCATCAAGCTGATCCCTTCGCTGCGGTTCGATGCTCCTCTTCCCGAGTTGGAATCGCGCCTGCGAAGGGGCGGAGCCGATGCCGAAGGCATCCGCTTGATTGGAGCCGACGGCCACGAACATGGCGACGCGAGCCGACCACTGGCGACTCATCTTCCGCTTTACAATCCGCTGAATCCGCACGTTCAGCAAGCGATGATTGCCGTGGTCCACGAACTGACGGAGCGATATGGCAAGCATCCTTCATTCGCAGGCGTGGCGATCGAGCTATCGGCCGACTGCTGCACGCAGTTGCCCGGCGAGGCATGGGGGTTCGACAACGACACTCTCAAACGCTTCGAGCAGGCGACCAAGATCAAGGTGCTCGGTGCCGGCGCGACTCGGTTTACCGATCGCGCGCAATTGCTGGCACCGCTGCCTCGCTCTCGCTTCGTCGCCGGCCCCGAGCACGAACAGTGGCTCAAGTGGCGCGCCGATGGATTAGCCGAATTCTATCGGAGAATGCAGGCCGAGCTGACGGCGTCGCGGCCAGACACGGTGTTGTATCTTGCCGCCACGAATTTGTTCGACAGTCGCGAAGCGCAGCAGTGGCTTCGGCCCTCACTGCCGCCAAAGGCTCGGGCCGATGAGGTGCTGTTGACCTTTGGATTGAAGCCCGAATTGCTGCAGCACGATCGGGGGCTGGTCTTTCTCAAGCCCGAGCGCATTTTGCCTCCTGGACCCATCGCGGACCAAGCGGTGCAGGTCGCAGTAAATCGGGCTCCTGAACTCGACGCCGCGTTCAACCGCCTGCCGGCAACTGGGACGTTGCTATTGAACGATTCCTGGATGCGAGACGATGCGCAACCTTTGAAATTGCCCTCCTTCGATCAGAAGAGTCCGTTCGGCAGGGATAAGACGAACCTGATGCTGTACTCGCATCTCTTGCCCTCGGCGCGCCGCAATCGCGAGCGGTTTATTCATGCGCTGGCCACACTCGATGCCGAGGCGATTTTCGACGGCGGCTGGCTGCTGCCCGTGGGGCAAGAAGATTCGCTGGTCGATCTGATCGCAACTTATCGTCGTTTGCCGGTGGGCAATTTCCAGGTCCACACCGACGCCACCCTGCCGGTGACAATCCGTAGCGCCGTGGTGGGAAATAGCGCGTATTCCTACCTGGTAAACGACAGCAGGTGGCCAATGACGGTGGATTTGTCGACTGTCTTGCCACCGGGTTGCCGCGTCGATGAACTGAGTGGCCAGCGTCGCTTGCCGGCTCTGAATGCCGACCATTGGCAGATTCAGCTCGAGCCGTTCGATTTTGTGGCTCTGCGATTCTCGTCGCCAGATACAAAAATCACACAAGCGCGATTGCTGCCGAATCCAGAGCTGTTAGCATTCTTGAGCAGCAAGCATCAAGATTTTAAGCAGCGGCTCAACACGCTGGATCGGCCGCCGGCGCTGCCGGCATTTACCAACGCCAATTTCGAGACGTCGGCACAGGGGGGGCGGATTTCGGGATGGTCGCTGCTCAAGGGGACTACGGGCACGATTTCGCTCGTACCGGAAGGCGAATCCACGCAAAAAACCAATGGCAAACAGGCACTGCTGTTTCACTCTGGCGGCCCGCGGGCTTCGCTTCGCAGCGATTGGTTTGAGATGCCTCCCTCACGGCGGCTGACCGTGAAATTGTGGATGAAACTTCCCGACCCCGACAAGCCGCCAGTGCTGCAATTGGTTCTGGAAGGTGAACAGCATTACCGCATGCCGGGCCCAGTCTCGTTTTCCTCGTCGAATATTGCGCCAGGAGATTGGAATTGGTTCATCTTTCCGGTCAAAGATTTGCCGAACGAGGGTTCGGAAAAAGTTCGATTTGGTCTCGATATGAGCGGACCAGGCGACGTGTTGGTGGATGACATCTTAGCCTTTGGCCTCACGTATGATCGCGATGAACGGATCCAGTTGAATATGATCTCCACAGTGACCGACGGCTATTTGGGCGAGCGTAAAGTTGGCGAGTGCATGCGCGAACTGAACGATTATTGGCCCCGGTTCGTGTTGTCTTGCGTGCCGTCCCAAGGGCTCGAGCAATTTCCCAACCAACCGATCGCTCCGCAGGCCGACAGAGAAGAGGAAAGGCCGGCGCGGGCGGCTGGCCCGCTGCAGAAGCTGTTCAAGGGCCGATATTGA
- a CDS encoding DUF1571 domain-containing protein, with the protein MQTFTMRACWSASCIGGAVWLTSLGSPVVAQTAIADAQISQSQTVQQFVQQPQVSQPPAAQHPLQPAVDLAVNSLKLQDANIRDYSATVRKVERIDGKVGEPEYALIKVRNRPFSVYMQFIGPENLKGQECLYVEGQNDGKMFAHAPPGTLRYKFGTVSLAPNSVMAMKGQRYPITELGIYNLTKRLAEQGTKDMQYGECDVKFYKDYKVAGRPCLMIQVEHPVPRRNFIFHMAKIYVDDEWQIPIRYEAYDWPLQQGGEPQLLEEYTYMNIKLNEGYTDADFDVHNRQYQFNLKR; encoded by the coding sequence ATGCAGACGTTTACCATGCGCGCGTGTTGGAGCGCGTCCTGTATTGGCGGCGCGGTCTGGCTGACGTCGCTTGGCTCGCCGGTCGTGGCGCAAACAGCGATCGCCGATGCGCAGATTTCCCAAAGTCAAACCGTCCAGCAATTCGTTCAACAGCCCCAGGTTTCCCAACCGCCAGCGGCGCAACATCCATTGCAGCCGGCCGTCGATTTGGCGGTCAATTCGCTGAAATTGCAAGATGCGAACATTAGAGATTATTCGGCCACGGTTCGCAAAGTCGAACGCATCGACGGCAAAGTCGGCGAACCGGAATATGCGTTGATTAAAGTTCGGAATCGGCCGTTTAGCGTCTACATGCAGTTCATCGGGCCGGAGAATCTGAAAGGTCAGGAATGCCTGTATGTCGAAGGCCAAAATGACGGCAAGATGTTCGCACACGCCCCGCCCGGAACGCTCCGCTACAAGTTCGGCACCGTTTCGCTGGCGCCCAACAGCGTGATGGCCATGAAAGGACAACGGTATCCGATCACCGAACTTGGGATCTACAACCTCACAAAGCGGTTGGCCGAGCAAGGCACAAAGGACATGCAATATGGCGAGTGCGATGTGAAGTTTTACAAGGACTACAAGGTTGCCGGACGACCATGTCTGATGATCCAAGTCGAGCATCCCGTGCCACGGCGAAATTTCATTTTCCACATGGCGAAAATCTACGTCGATGACGAATGGCAAATCCCCATTCGCTACGAAGCCTACGACTGGCCGTTGCAACAAGGCGGCGAGCCGCAACTGCTCGAAGAATACACCTACATGAACATCAAATTGAACGAAGGTTACACGGACGCCGACTTCGATGTTCATAACAGGCAATACCAGTTCAATCTGAAGCGGTAG
- a CDS encoding DUF1571 domain-containing protein: MVLAAAVVAVLAAGVLLRSANHRVPKAMIPATGPPGAPTADRGAGPSAAHPLVGVLEFARRVQANIQEQIRDYTAVVLKQERILGKLGPLEVCFVKIRERPFSAYMKFLAPQGLKGQEALYVAGANDGKMFAHAGSGIRALVGTVQIPPTGPIAMLGQRYPMTELGIANLTRRLIEVGDHDKQYGECYVWMDEDAKVGNRPCTSITVMHPFKRPAFIYYIARIFVDREWMVPIHYEAYEWPDTPGGPPVLLERYTYTHLKLNPGLTDVDFDPHNPQYNFRLK; encoded by the coding sequence GTGGTGCTTGCCGCGGCCGTGGTTGCCGTGCTTGCCGCGGGTGTTCTACTTCGATCCGCCAACCACCGCGTACCGAAAGCCATGATTCCGGCTACCGGTCCGCCCGGCGCGCCCACGGCGGATCGCGGCGCTGGTCCTTCCGCGGCCCACCCGCTGGTTGGGGTATTGGAATTCGCGCGGCGAGTTCAGGCGAACATCCAAGAACAGATTCGCGATTATACGGCGGTTGTGTTAAAGCAGGAGCGAATTCTCGGCAAGCTGGGGCCGCTGGAAGTTTGCTTCGTCAAAATTCGTGAACGGCCCTTCAGCGCGTATATGAAATTCTTGGCGCCACAGGGCCTCAAGGGGCAGGAAGCGCTGTACGTTGCCGGCGCGAACGATGGAAAAATGTTCGCGCACGCCGGCAGCGGAATTCGCGCTTTGGTCGGCACCGTGCAAATACCACCTACCGGGCCGATCGCCATGCTCGGCCAGCGGTATCCAATGACCGAGTTGGGAATTGCCAACTTGACGCGCCGTCTGATCGAAGTCGGCGATCACGACAAACAGTATGGCGAGTGTTATGTGTGGATGGACGAGGACGCCAAAGTCGGCAATCGACCCTGCACTTCGATTACCGTGATGCATCCGTTCAAGCGACCGGCGTTCATTTATTACATCGCGCGGATTTTTGTGGACCGCGAATGGATGGTTCCGATCCACTACGAAGCGTATGAGTGGCCCGACACGCCCGGCGGCCCACCCGTGCTACTGGAGCGCTACACCTATACCCATCTGAAGCTGAACCCCGGCCTCACGGATGTCGATTTTGATCCGCACAATCCGCAGTATAATTTTCGACTGAAATGA
- a CDS encoding alpha/beta hydrolase: MNATSENATAAGNVARRPWLRRLRRIVVVLLATYLAIVVLLMIFEESLIFFPSKYPEGEWNPPGLNVEDAWLTAADGTKLHGWYVPCDRPRAVVLFAHGNAGNISHRAELLRSLAQMDVTVLAFDYRGYGRSTGTPNEKGVLADARAARNWLAERAGVSEREIVLMGESLGGGVVVALAAEAPARGLILENTFSSIPDVAAFHYPGLPVQMLMRTRLDSAAAIQRYHDPLLQFHGDRDSIVPFALGRKLFDAANEPKKFVAVAGGDHNDPRGAEFYQELDRFLEELPGATKD, from the coding sequence ATGAACGCGACCAGCGAAAATGCAACGGCGGCGGGAAACGTCGCTCGACGGCCATGGCTGCGACGGTTGCGTCGAATCGTTGTCGTGCTGCTGGCCACGTACCTTGCGATTGTCGTGTTGCTTATGATTTTCGAAGAATCGCTGATCTTCTTTCCGTCCAAATATCCAGAAGGCGAGTGGAATCCGCCCGGCTTGAATGTTGAAGATGCCTGGTTGACCGCGGCCGATGGGACGAAATTGCACGGCTGGTATGTGCCCTGCGATCGGCCGCGGGCCGTCGTCTTGTTTGCGCACGGCAATGCGGGAAACATCAGCCATCGCGCCGAACTGTTGCGGTCACTCGCCCAAATGGATGTTACCGTATTGGCATTTGACTATCGCGGCTATGGGCGGAGCACGGGCACGCCAAATGAGAAAGGCGTGCTCGCCGATGCCCGAGCGGCGCGAAACTGGTTGGCCGAGCGGGCTGGCGTTTCCGAGCGGGAGATTGTCTTGATGGGCGAATCACTTGGCGGGGGCGTTGTCGTGGCACTGGCGGCAGAAGCACCAGCGCGGGGGCTGATTCTCGAAAACACATTTTCGAGCATTCCCGATGTGGCCGCGTTCCATTATCCTGGCCTGCCGGTACAGATGCTGATGCGCACACGTCTCGATTCAGCCGCCGCGATCCAGCGCTATCACGATCCGTTGCTGCAATTTCACGGCGACCGCGACTCGATTGTGCCATTTGCTTTGGGAAGAAAATTGTTCGATGCGGCCAACGAGCCGAAGAAGTTTGTTGCGGTTGCCGGCGGCGACCATAATGATCCGCGCGGCGCAGAGTTCTATCAGGAGTTGGACCGATTTTTGGAAGAGCTGCCTGGTGCAACGAAGGATTAA
- a CDS encoding LysM peptidoglycan-binding domain-containing protein, which produces MAREMKLGIAVIGVLLVVFCALLAKRLTSPSKLPLRRSSTAAENSSSTPTKPVAQAIRPTVVTPQADPTPPQSLWSKRNDSDSTVTSTPDRYTAALPPTNDPNASKPDTSAQPGLLAAPTPIPDLQQGATAESDSRLLYRSGYAGDSEAQPSQSNSIAATTQPADPFQRQSTATMSPQTPADPPPVGRYLVRSPDDTAVRSVAASDPLSDHRSAGPPSPPSAGDRDTSPTPEMSAQPYSPKSYGVHPSSQSSPSSVSPLSYGGSHSNNVASLSNRSNPPPATVGVTTALAGSPPTLERDGETYRVQPNDTFWTISEKAYGTGAFFKALYEHNRKRHRQADDLVIGQELSVPDENVLRRHFPDLCPRPRKDVASTEQRLMMASTKIRGNGRVYQVVEGDTLYDIAKFELGKSARWAEIYELNRDVLGDDFDYLRPGTELILPIEKPQHDSMTRQPTQSAPSGSGRY; this is translated from the coding sequence ATGGCACGAGAAATGAAGCTCGGCATCGCGGTCATCGGTGTTCTGCTGGTTGTCTTTTGTGCGTTGCTTGCCAAACGGCTGACAAGTCCCTCGAAGCTGCCGCTAAGACGCAGTTCGACGGCGGCTGAAAACTCGAGCTCGACGCCCACCAAACCGGTAGCGCAGGCAATTCGCCCCACGGTAGTCACCCCGCAAGCCGATCCGACACCGCCGCAAAGCCTTTGGTCCAAGCGAAACGACAGCGACTCCACAGTGACCTCAACGCCGGATCGATACACGGCGGCATTGCCGCCAACGAACGATCCGAATGCCAGCAAGCCCGACACAAGCGCTCAGCCCGGCCTGTTGGCCGCGCCGACGCCAATTCCAGATTTGCAACAAGGAGCGACCGCCGAATCGGACAGTCGCTTGCTGTACCGATCGGGTTATGCTGGCGATTCCGAAGCGCAGCCATCGCAGTCGAATTCCATTGCCGCGACAACTCAGCCGGCCGACCCGTTCCAACGCCAATCAACCGCAACAATGTCACCACAGACGCCGGCGGATCCGCCGCCAGTCGGCAGATATTTAGTTCGTTCTCCAGACGATACTGCCGTTCGATCGGTCGCCGCCAGCGATCCGCTGAGCGATCATCGCTCGGCTGGTCCGCCAAGCCCGCCTAGCGCCGGCGATCGCGACACATCGCCTACGCCTGAAATGTCCGCTCAACCATATTCCCCGAAATCGTATGGCGTCCACCCTTCGTCACAATCGAGTCCTTCATCGGTTTCGCCGCTATCGTACGGGGGCAGCCATTCGAACAACGTGGCATCGCTCTCCAATCGCTCCAATCCGCCGCCAGCGACGGTCGGCGTCACGACTGCTCTGGCCGGCTCGCCGCCAACGCTGGAGCGCGACGGCGAAACCTACCGTGTGCAGCCAAACGACACTTTCTGGACGATCAGCGAAAAAGCCTACGGCACAGGCGCATTTTTCAAGGCACTTTACGAACACAACCGTAAGCGGCATCGCCAGGCAGACGACTTGGTCATCGGCCAAGAACTATCGGTACCTGATGAAAACGTGCTGCGACGCCATTTTCCCGATCTTTGTCCGCGACCGCGAAAAGACGTCGCCAGCACCGAGCAGCGTCTCATGATGGCGAGCACGAAAATTCGCGGCAACGGCCGAGTCTATCAGGTCGTCGAAGGAGACACGCTGTACGACATCGCAAAATTCGAATTGGGAAAATCCGCACGGTGGGCGGAGATTTACGAACTCAATCGCGATGTTCTCGGCGACGATTTCGACTATTTGCGACCGGGAACAGAATTGATCTTGCCCATTGAGAAGCCGCAACACGACAGTATGACGCGACAACCAACCCAATCCGCCCCCAGCGGTTCAGGGCGATATTAA
- the rsmH gene encoding 16S rRNA (cytosine(1402)-N(4))-methyltransferase RsmH gives MPAPRHVPVLLREVLEGLNPQPGGVFADGTLGGGGHARAIAERIQPDGEVIALDRDPAAVAAAEQNLARLPIRPIVASFCDLPEILSEFKIANVNGIVLDLGLSSDQLADASRGFSFDADGSLDLRFNPLVGEPATRLVNRLSAEHLADLIFHYGEERFSRRIARNIVEQRHQQPIETAKELADIVRRSVPAIAHKQRIDPATRTFQALRIAVNDELKTLEIALRRLPDCLNRGGRLAIISFHSLEDRRVKEAFRGDDRLELVTKKPIVPQEAEIARNPRSRSAKLRIAERN, from the coding sequence ATGCCGGCTCCTCGTCACGTGCCTGTCTTACTTCGCGAAGTGCTCGAAGGGCTGAATCCACAGCCCGGCGGAGTCTTCGCCGATGGAACCCTGGGCGGCGGAGGTCATGCACGAGCCATTGCCGAGCGGATTCAGCCGGACGGCGAGGTGATTGCGCTCGACCGCGATCCAGCAGCAGTTGCGGCAGCCGAGCAAAATTTGGCCAGATTGCCCATTCGGCCCATCGTTGCAAGCTTTTGTGATCTACCGGAGATTTTATCAGAATTCAAAATCGCGAACGTCAACGGCATTGTGTTGGATTTGGGCTTGTCGAGCGATCAACTCGCTGACGCAAGCCGAGGTTTTAGCTTCGATGCCGACGGCTCGCTCGACTTGCGATTCAATCCGCTCGTGGGTGAGCCAGCGACGCGACTGGTGAATCGATTGAGTGCCGAACATTTGGCCGACCTAATTTTTCATTACGGAGAAGAACGATTTAGCCGCCGCATCGCTCGAAACATTGTCGAGCAGCGGCATCAACAACCGATCGAAACCGCGAAAGAACTGGCCGATATCGTGCGGAGGTCGGTTCCTGCGATTGCCCACAAGCAACGCATCGATCCCGCGACCCGAACTTTTCAAGCACTGCGAATCGCCGTCAACGACGAACTAAAAACCCTGGAGATTGCCCTGCGCCGATTACCCGATTGTTTGAATCGCGGCGGCCGGCTAGCAATTATCAGTTTTCACTCACTCGAAGATCGCCGTGTCAAGGAAGCATTTCGCGGCGACGATCGACTAGAGCTTGTCACCAAAAAACCGATCGTGCCGCAGGAAGCGGAAATTGCCCGCAATCCGCGCAGCCGCAGCGCCAAGCTGCGAATCGCGGAACGGAATTGA